The following proteins come from a genomic window of Zonotrichia albicollis isolate bZonAlb1 chromosome 12, bZonAlb1.hap1, whole genome shotgun sequence:
- the HDAC11 gene encoding histone deacetylase 11, which yields MPHRTELYEDPPLGCWPIVYSPDYNITFMGLEKLHPFDAGKWGKIINFLKEEKLIADDLIVQAREATDEDLLVVHTRRYLNKLKWSFVVATITEIPPVAFLPNFIVQRKVLKPLRTQTGGTIMAGKLAVDRGWAINVGGGFHHCSSDKGGGFCAFADITLAIKFLFERVQGVSKATIIDLDAHQGNGHERDFMDDPRVYIMDAYNRYIYPGDGFAKRAIKRKVELEWGTEDTEYLQKVQTHVEGALNEFQPDIIVYNAGTDILDGDPLGGLAISPQGIVKRDEVVFRAARSRGVPVLMVTSGGYQKRTARIIADSILNLHSLGLLGRQQPACALGSPSLDQMVRDSAKDFSNLSLQ from the exons AT GCCTCACAGGACGGAGCTGTACGAGGACCCTCCTCTGGGATGCTGGCCCATTGTGTATTCCCCCGACTACAACATCACCTTCATGGGACTGGAGAAGCTGCACCCCTTTGAtgcagggaaatgggggaaaatcatCAATTTTTTGAAAG AAGAAAAACTAATTGCAGATGACTTGATTGTGCAGGCACGGGAGGCGACTGATGAAGATCTCTTGGTTGTTCACACCAGGCGCTACCTTAATAAATTAAAG TGGTCATTTGTTGTGGCTACAATCACAGAAATTCCACCAGTTGCCTTTCTTCCCAATTTCATTGTTCAGAGAAAAGTTCTGAAGCCGCTACGAACCCAGACAGGAGGAACAATAATG gcaggAAAGCTTGCTGTGGATAGAGGCTGGGCCATCAACGTGG GGGGTGGTTTCCATCACTGCTCCAGTGACAAAGGGGGAGGATTTTGTGCATTTGCTGACATCACACTGGCCATCAAG TTCTTATTTGAGAGAGTACAAGGAGTGTCTAAAGCCACAATTATTGATCTGGATGCCCATCAG GGAAATGGCCATGAGAGAGACTTTATGGATGATCCTCGGGTTTATATTATGGATGCATACAATAGATATATTTACCCAGGGGATGGTTTTGCTAAAC GTGCCATAAAACGCAAGGTGGAACTGGAGTGGGGCACAGAGGACACCGAGTACCTGCAGAAGGTGCAGACCCACGTGGAGGGAGCCCTGAATGAATTCCAGCCTGACATCATTGTCTACAATGCTGGCACTGACATTCTGGATGGGGATCCCCTGGGAGGCCTGGCCATttccccccag GGCATTGTGAAGAGGGACGAGGTGGTGTTCAGGGCTGCCAGGAGCCGCGGGGTGCCCGTGCTCATGGTGACATCCGGCGGGTACCAGAAGAGGACGGCGCGCATCATCGCCGACTCCATCCTCAAcctgcacagcctggggctcctgggcaggcagcagccagcctgTGCCCTTGGGAGTCCCAGCCTGGATCAGATGGTCAGAGACTCTGCCAAGGACTTCAGCAACTTGTCACTGCAGTGA